TCCCATAGAGAAGATAAATGGAAGGATTTGCACTGACCAGAGCGGAATGAGATTAagtttttattattattgttattttttaAACATTTTAATGAGATTTAAATGACCATTAATTAATAAACGACGAAACAAGTTGGGAAGAAAAGTATATAGAAATAGCATTGGGACAGAGATATAGGGAGTGTGGAATGCTTAGAGGTTATAGGCAAGGGCAGAAGTTTTAGTTGTATGTCTTTTACTCAGttagtatatatgtatgtaatctAATGATTTATGCAACCCATACAatatacacttgtaacagtgagatAACACTGGATTccggatacaaaatttggttgcttatagccaacaccaaccaacgacagatgcaacgtgggcggccggaccagagccgctcgtcAATGAACAcctttgcccacgatgcacgccatctccaagtccagccatcgccaccaAAGATCCCAGATGGTGCCACTAATcctgcacagggggacaacagagccggccggtatgcggcgcaatgttctgcattgcgtttgccatgccggccggtgctttgttgtagttgtcctcctgttaaaaataaatgatatttaagtatgtttattgttgtgtaaatgtattgtaattattgtttgttttaccttgtatatatctctgtagttttgtagtccttatttgtagtaattgtagatagattgtccttagctgtaatgtaatttaattaattttagttatttattttagcataATTACCtttccttcttcttcttctttcccaaCTATCACCCCTTTCCCCAATACCTGACAAGTGGCAACGCCAATAATGacccaaaaataccacgccaatTAGAAAAATACCCgagccgataacacaccaaaaagtcaCTTCAAAATAGTTTGTGAAAACTAGGCATCAAACAAAATTGAAAGACGGATAGACAGACAAAGCTATAGCGACTCGGCTATTGGTGCTGATAaggaatatatgtacattatggggtcggaaacgcttccttcttggtgttacacacattcacatCCTCCAGAAAGAGCTCAACCCCAACAATGGCCTAAAATCCCTTTCTGAAGGAGttcataaaatttaaaaatgaaTTTCCCTGAATCAAGTTATTGAGATCTTCTTCGAACTCTGGCTAACTCGGGAGTCTATGCGAAAAATGCCAAAGactattttattttgtatacTCTGACAAATTGAGCGTTTCAAAACACCGGGTTACACTTTGAATATTCGTGGAAATTCTAGTATAAAGATGAGCTTGGACAAGACAAAATTGGACCAGATTATCCAGGAACTAACCGGATTGACGGGCGGGGAGGACTGCACCCTGTCGAAGGAGGTGATCGTGGCGCTGTGCAGAGAGGCGCGCGAACTGTTTCTGAAACAGCCGATGCTTCTGGAGCTGGAGGTGCCCATAAAGGTGTGCGGCGATGTGCACGGCCAGTTCACAGATCTGCTTCGAGTCTTCAAGGCGTGTGGATTTCCGCCGGAAACGAACTATCTGTTTCTGGGCGACTATGTGGACAGGGGCGAGCAGTCGCTGGAGACCATCTGCCTGCTGATGGCCTATAAGTTGCGTTATccggaaaactttttcctGCTGCGCGGCAATCACGAGTGCGCTGGCATGACGCGTCTGTATGGCTTCTACGATGAGATAAAGCGGCGCCACAACGTACGAACGTGGCGCCAATTCATCGACTGCTTCGACTGCTTTCCGGTGGCCGCCGTCGTGGCTAACCGTATCTTCTGCTGCCACGGCGGCCTGAGCCCTTCACTCGAGAGCCTGAACCAGATCCGGAACCTCGCCCGCCCCACGGACATCCCCAAAGAGGGCTTGCTCTGTGACCTTCTATGGGCGGACCTGAACCGCACTGGCTTCGGTTGGGGCCACAACGACCGAGGCGTGAGCTTCACCTACGACGAGAAGATCGTAACGGAGTTTCTTGCAGCCTACAATTTCGACCTGATGGTCCGCGCCCACGAGGTCGTCGAGAATGGCTACGAGATGTTTGCCAACCGACGCCTCATCAGCATTTTCACGGCCCCTAACTACTGTGGACTGTGGAACAACGCGGCGGCAGTGATGTGTGTCAGCGACGAGCTCGTCGTCAGCTTCGTGATCCTGGATCGCAAAATCTGTAATTAGCAATACAACCTAAATCTATGTACGTACAGCATACTGCATTATGCCTGCTGGTATAAACATAAGTTTAAACAATAATCGATGATAAAAACATTCGCATTTCTGGACAGGcattatcagaattttaggaaacTCACGGGTATCCACTTTTGTATTAGTCAAATGATTACAAAACATTCAAAGTGCTATTATATTAAAAAATTCATATATTTGAaacctttttttttaaagGAATATTTTAGGAAATAAAGGATACAATCTAGTAGATCTTTTTACTAGCTTAGTTGTGGTCTGTTGTAGAAGGAGCACGTGATGTATAGAGATCgattataaaataatatattCTTTAAATTTGTATCTTTTTTGTATAATTTGACTTTGTTAAGATTTAGTTGGTATATCTTATAGTATCTTATATCTCCAATATAGGCAATTTTCCATCGGAATCCATATTAGAGTCATTTGTTCTGCGTAGCTCCTGTATATGTTTAAGAAACTTCTAGTTTTTGAATATTATTGTTCTTACAATTGGTATTTGACGtgtaattaatatttatgtatatagaTTACGATCATGTTAAAGCATATTAAATAAGATGTAGAAAGATCCGTGCACTGTGATTTGAGAGTGCATGGATTTTTGCAATAAATAGGAATATCCAATCTTTATCCTCTCTAGGCACGCCACAGATTTGTACACATTGAGATATATGTAGGTACTACAATTATATAATACATTGTGGTTCCCATACAAACGCTTCTACTGCTGGTGCCTTATCTATATCCGTACCCCCTTAG
The Drosophila miranda strain MSH22 chromosome XL, D.miranda_PacBio2.1, whole genome shotgun sequence genome window above contains:
- the LOC117185989 gene encoding serine/threonine-protein phosphatase PP-Y-like, yielding MSLDKTKLDQIIQELTGLTGGEDCTLSKEVIVALCREARELFLKQPMLLELEVPIKVCGDVHGQFTDLLRVFKACGFPPETNYLFLGDYVDRGEQSLETICLLMAYKLRYPENFFLLRGNHECAGMTRLYGFYDEIKRRHNVRTWRQFIDCFDCFPVAAVVANRIFCCHGGLSPSLESLNQIRNLARPTDIPKEGLLCDLLWADLNRTGFGWGHNDRGVSFTYDEKIVTEFLAAYNFDLMVRAHEVVENGYEMFANRRLISIFTAPNYCGLWNNAAAVMCVSDELVVSFVILDRKICN